A window of Lepidochelys kempii isolate rLepKem1 chromosome 1, rLepKem1.hap2, whole genome shotgun sequence contains these coding sequences:
- the LOC140904941 gene encoding histone H1.03-like, translated as MSETAPAVAVTAAAAAAPLPASKAPAKKPKKAAGGLKARKAAGPSVTELITKAVSVSKERKGVSLAALKKVLAAGGYDVEKNNSRIKLGLKSLVNKGILVHTKGVGASGSFKLSKKSGETKEKAPKKKPVTKPKKPAAKKPAGAAKKPKKAAAVKKSPKKAKKPAAAAKKTVKSPKKVKAGAKPKKAAKSPAKPKAVKPKAAKPKPTKPKTVKAKRGAPKKK; from the coding sequence ATGTCTGAAACCGCGCCCGCTGTTGCAGTGACAGCAGCTGCGGCTGCAGCTCCTCTTCCAGCTTCGAAAGCTCCAGCTAAAAAACCGAAGAAGGCGGCAGGAGGACTCAAAGCTCGCAAGGCCGCGGGTCCCAGCGTGACCGAGCTGATCACCAAGGCGGTGTCCGTTTCCAAGGAGCGCAAAGGGGTCTCGCTGGCCGCTCTTAAGAAGGTTTTGGCCGCCGGAGGGTACGATGTGGAGAAGAACAACAGCCGCATCAAGCTGGGGCTTAAGAGTCTGGTGAATAAAGGCATCTTAGTTCATACTAAGGGTGTCGGTGCCTCGGGCTCCTTTAAGCTCAGTAAAAAGTCGGGTGAGACCAAGGAAAAGGCGCCCAAGAAGAAGCCAGTGACAAAGCCTAAGAAACCAGCTGCCAAGAAACCCGCCGGCGCCGCCAAGAAACCCAAAAAGGCTGCGGCCGTGAAAAAGAGCCCGAAAAAAGCGAAGAAACCAGCTGCAGCAGCCAAGAAAACGGTCAAGAGCCCGAAAAAGGTGAAAGCTGGCGCCAAGCCTAAGAAGGCAGCCAAGAGCCCGGCTAAGCCCAAAGCTGTGAAGCCCAAGGCGGCCAAGCCCAAGCCGACGAAACCCAAAACAGTGAAGGCTAAGAGGGGCGCGCCTAAGAAGAAGTGA
- the LOC140904947 gene encoding histone H2B 8, whose translation MPEPAKSAPAPKKGSKKAVTKTQKKGDKKRRKTRKESYSIYVYKVLKQVHPDTGISSKAMGIMNSFVNDIFERIAGEASRLAHYNKRSTITSREIQTAVRLLLPGELAKHAVSEGTKAVTKYTSSK comes from the coding sequence ATGCCGGAGCCAGCAAAATCTGCTCCCGCTCCCAAGAAGGGCTCTAAAAAAGCTGTGACCAAGACTCAGAAGAAGGGCGATAAGAAGCGCAGAAAGACCAGGAAGGAGAGTTATTCCATCTACGTGTACAAAGTGTTGAAGCAAGTTCACCCGGACACCGGTATTTCCTCTAAGGCGATGGGGATCATGAACTCCTTTGTAAACGACATCTTCGAGCGCATTGCGGGGGAAGCGTCTCGCCTGGCTCATTACAACAAGCGTTCAACCATCACTTCCAGGGAGATCCAGACCGCTGTACGCCTGCTTCTGCCGGGGGAACTGGCCAAACACGCCGTGTCTGAGGGCACCAAGGCCGTCACCAAGTACACCAGCTCCAAGTAA
- the LOC140904944 gene encoding histone H3 — MARTKQTARKSTGGKAPRKQLATKAARKSAPATGGVKKPHRYRPGTVALREIRRYQKSTELLIRKLPFQRLVREIAQDFKTDLRFQSSAVMALQEASEAYLVGLFEDTNLCAIHAKRVTIMPKDIQLARRIRGERA, encoded by the coding sequence ATGGCCAGAACCAAGCAGACCGCCCGTAAATCTACCGGTGGCAAAGCCCCCCGTAAGCAGCTGGCGACTAAAGCTGCCCGGAAGAGCGCGCCTGCAACTGGGGGAGTGAAGAAGCCTCATCGTTACCGACCCGGCACCGTGGCCCTGCGAGAGATCCGCCGCTACCAGAAATCCACTGAGCTGCTCATCCGCAAGCTgcccttccagcgcctggtgcgTGAAATCGCCCAGGACTTCAAGACCGACTTGCGCTTCCAGAGCTCGGCCGTTATGGCCCTGCAGGAGGCCAGCGAAGCCTACTTGGTGGGGCTCTTTGAGGACACCAACCTGTGTGCTATTCACGCCAAGAGAGTCACCATCATGCCCAAAGACATCCAGTTAGCCCGGCGTATCCGCGGCGAGAGAGCTTAA